Genomic window (Streptomyces sp. NBC_00078):
GCAGGGTTCGCGCGCTCGCCCGGCGCCGGGCAGGTTGCGGCGCGCTCGCCCGCCCGCCCGGCACCGGACGGATAGGCAGCGCTCGCCCACGCGTCAGCGCCGGGGTTCACTACGGGGTGCGGCCTTTGCGGGCCCGCCGCCCCGCGCCGGACAGTTGCGCCGCACTCGCCCGCCCGCCCGGCGCCGGACGGAACGGATAGGCAGCGCTCGCCCACGCGTCGGCGCCGGACGGTGTGCAGCCTTCGCGTGCCCGCCCGGCACCGGACACGTGCGCCGCGCGCGCCCGGCACCGGACACGTGCGCCGCGCCCGCCCGGCACCGGACACGTGCGCCGCGCGCGCCCGGCACCGGACACGTGCGCCGCGCGCGCCCGGCACCGGGCACGTGCACCGCGCGCGCTCGCCCGCCCCGCGCCGGACAGGCGCGCCGTACTGGTGTGCCCGTCAGCGGACGCGGTTGCCCAGGGCGTCCTCGCGTGTGTAGTAGCGGTAGAAGAACACCCCGAAGACGCCCGCCGTGACGAACACGCCCAGCGCCACCGACCGGTAGATCGACTCGCCGGTCTGGCTGTAGAGGAAGCCGACCGCGGCGCCGGCGAACCCCGACTTGACCAGCGAGTGCAGCTCCCGCTTCAGCAGCGGCGCGAACGTCGCGACGGCGATGCACAGCACGATGAACACGGCCGCGGTGACGAAGCCGAACAGGATGTTCCAGCCCGTGACCTCGCCGCCGCCGCGCCGGTTGGCCGCCGCCCAGAAGCCGTAGAGGAGTCCGAGTACGACGGGGATCCCGTACCGCCCCGCCGCATGGACCCGCTCGTCGAACAGGTCGGGCGTGCGGGTGGGCCGGGCCGCGCGGTTCAGCCTGACCTTGCCCATCATGCCGCCGGACGTGGGTGCCGCATGAGCCATGAGAGCGCTCCTCTCTCTCCTCGCCCCCGACTACCAGAGCACACCTGGACACAGGCCCTGGCAAGTCGGCCGGCAGCCCGGATGCACGGGGAGTGGGGACATGTTTCTCATGGGGCCCATGAAGAAGGTGCCCCGAGCGGCTGCCGCGGCCGGCCGGGTGCACGGACGCCGCACAGTGCTGCGCCCACCCCGCCCGGCTGGGGCGGCCTCGACCACGCCGCCGTCCATCTCACGGCCGCCGACGACACGACGGTCTTCGCCGTTCGGCGGGCTGTTCGGCGGGTCGTCGCGAGGGAGGCGGAGCACGGTCGTTTGCAGTCCTGAGACCCACCTTTGCAGCCGCAGCGGTTACGGTGCTGCCTAAGTGATCGACGGGGGATGGGGAGGGAACGATGCCGGGAACCGTGCTGTTGCTTGCCGCATCCCCGGCGGGCAAGGGCTGTCTGGTGGACGCAGCGTCCGTGCTCCCCGTACTCGCGGCCGTCCCGCCCGCCGTCCTGTCCGGCACGGAGACGGCCAACGTCGTCGAACTCGCCGACCCGCTGGAGCCGCAGGCCGTGCTCACCCGGTTGCGGGCGGCCGCGGCTGCCCCGGGGCCGCTCACGGTCTTCGTCGCCGGACAACTGCAGCTCGACCGCCGTCAGCGGCTGCCCCACCTGGCGCTGGCCCGCACGACGCCCTCGACGGTGCGCTACACCGCTCTGCCCTGGCACTGGATCCGCGAGGAACTGCGGCTGCGCGCGGCCGGGTCCACGACCCTCGTCCTCGACCTGCACGCGGACCCCGAGACCTGGGAGTGGCTGCGGGCGAACCCGCTCGACTCCGGGCGCAACAACGCGGTCTACGGTCGTATCGCGCCGCCGCCGTCCCGGCGCACGGTCGCTGTTCCGACGTATATGAAGGCGGCGGCGACGATCCTGCGCAGTGGCCTCAGGCCCGAACTCGCGGAGCTTCATCAGCAGGCGTTGGCCCGGGTCGGCGTGGACGGCTATGCGGACCTTGTGCTGGCGGCGGCGGGTGTCGCGGGGGCCGCTGTCCCCGGGGGCTTCGCCCCCAGACCCCCGTATCTGCCTGAACAGCCTCGTCCTCAAACGCCGGACGGGCCGACTGCTGCCGACGGGCGCCACAGCGGCGCGGCCGGTGAGGCCGATCCCCACTCCGCCATCTCCGTCGCCGTCCGGTCCGGGCGCCATCCCGACGCCGATGCCCTCGCCGCCCACCACGAACAAGCCGCCGTGCAGGCGCACGGGCCCGGGTCCGAACAGGCCCTGCACTGGGCCGAGGTGCGGGCGGACCTGGCGATGTTCGCCGGGGATCCCTCGCGCAGCTGCCGTACCTGGCTGGGCGTGGCCGTCGCGCGGCTGTCGGCGGGACAGGGCCCGGACACGGCGGCCGTCGAGGCGGCCGTGGACCGGGCGCACCACCAGTGGGGGCAGGTCCGGGACGCGTCGGCGGCGCGGGAGCTCGGTGCGTCGCTCGCCGACCTGCGCGCCCGGGTGCCGGGGCGTCGGCAGGGCGCGCTGGACCACGTCCAGCGGCAGTTGCGGCAGCTGCAGACGCAGAGCTAGGCGGGAGCTAGGCGAGGTACGCGAGGGCGGCCGAGACCAGGGTCCGCACGCCCGGGGTGATCGTCGACAGATCCGGCCCGAAGCGGGGGCTGTGGTTGCTGGGGACGGCCAGGAACTTCTCCATCAGCTCGTTGCCGGGCGCCGCGTCCCACACCTCGGCCGGGGTCGTCGTGACGAACCAGTAGGAGTACGGGATCCCGCCCTGCGCCAGATACGGGAAGTCCTCGCTGCCCATCACGGGCCCGAAGTCCAGCACCGTCCCCGCCCCGAGCACCTCCTCGTGCACGGCCGCGATCCGGCGGTCGGTGCCGGCGTCGTTCATGGTCACCGGGAAGGTCGCGCCCACGGTCACCTCCGGCTCCCGCGGGCATCCGGCGGCGAGCGCCTCGCCGGCCGCGATGCGCCGGATCGCGGTGATCATCCGCTCGCGCACCTCGTCGGACTGGGTGCGCAGGTTGAGGGAGATGCACGCCTTTGACGGGATGATGTTGTGCCGGGTGCCCGCCTCGATCCGCCCGACGGTCAGCACCGCGGACTCGCGGGCGGCGATCTCCCGGGAGACGACCGTCTGCAGCCGGGTCACCAGGTACGCGGCCGTCACCACCGGGTCGACGGTCGTCTCCGGACGCGAACCGTGTCCGCCCGTGCCGTGCACGACGATGTCGAGGTCGGTCGACGCCGACATGATCAGGCCCGGCGAATGGGCGTAGAACCCGACCGGGCCGGGTGCCGCGTGCTGCCCGAGCAGCACGTCGGGCCGTACGAAACGTTCGTACAGTCCGTCCGCGATCATCCGTGCCGCGCCCTGTCCGGTCTCCTCGGCGGGCTGGCCCACCACGAGCAGCGTCCCGGACCAGGCGTCCCGCCCGCCGGCCAGCGCCTCGGCCGCGCCCGCCAGCCAGGTCATGTGCAGATCGTGCCCGCAGGCGTGCATCACACCGGGCACCTCGGAGGCGTACGGCAGCCCGGTCTCCTCCTGGACGGGCAGCGCGTCCATGTCGGCGCGCAGGAGGACCACGGGCCCGTCGCCGTTGCGCAGCAGCCCGGCGACTCCGGTGCCGCCGATGCCCTCGGCGGTCTCGTACCCCGCCTTGGCGAGCCGCTCGGAGAGCTTGGCGGCCGTGCGGTGTTCCTGGAGGGACAGCTCGGGGTTCCGGTGCAGGTCCCGGTAGAAGTCCTCAAGGCCTGCGACCGGGAGATCCGCGGTGAGGACGAGGGCGGTGCGCGCGGCGGCAGAGGTCATCCACGCAGCGTACGCAAAGCGGCCGCCGACGCCAGGGGGGAGTGTGCGTCGGCGGCCGCGGCTCTGGGGGGCCGGTATCGACCTTCGCGGTCGCGGAGTTGGTCGGCACCCCGTTTCGTCAGCGCAATCAATCCCGGTGGCGGAGCAGTCGACTCCGCGACCGCCGCACGGCTCAGGCGTAGGGGTCGAACGTGATGCCGCTCGGCTTGGCCTTGTCGAGGTGGCCGGCGAACTTGGTGTCCTGGAGCGGGAAGTTGGCGTTGCCCCAGTCGGAGGCGTTCAGGGTGTCGCGGAGGCCGGCCGCCAGGTTGTCCCAGGTGATCAGGTTCTCCTGGTGCCAGGCACCGGTGTCGTTCTCCGGCGTCTCCCCCCACTTGGCGAAGCGGAAGGCGTGGGTGGACGCGCCGTCCTTGTGGTAGACGGCCTCGACGCGCTGCCCGCTCATCGGGACGTCGGCGATCGGGTGCGTGCTGAAGCCGCCGTGGGCGGAGGCGGACAGGTACGACGGGGTGTCGGCGCCCTGCTTCACCCAGACGACCATGCACTCCCAGTCGTGGCGGTGGCCGATGCCCGGGGATGCCTCGTCCTTCTCGAAGTAGCTGGCGTAGATGATCCCGCACCAGCCGTTGTTGCACTTGGCCCGCGAGTAGGTGTTGGCCTGGCCGAGGTGGCCGGAGCGGCACTCGCCGGTGATCGGGCCGGTCGGCTTGAGGCCGCCGTTGAGGGTGCCGCTCGGGTCGATGGCGGCGGCCGGGTAGCAGCTGTCCGTGTCGTAGTCGTACAGGGGCTCGAAGTTCTTCTGGAACGCGGTCGCGTTCTCCGGCAGGTTCTGCAGCACGCCTGCCCAGGCGCTGCCCGGCAGGGCGAGGGTCAGGGCGGCGGCGCTGCCCGCGACGGCGGCGGCTCGGGCGAGGCGGGACGTCCTCGTGCTGGTGACTGCTCGGGGCATGGGGGCTCCTGTTGACGGTCCACTCGTTCCGGACATGACATCCGGCACAGAGTCGAAGACTGGCAAGGCGGGGGTGGGACGGAAAGGCTTTTCTGCTAACTGGGGACGAGCTTTTGCCGAACTGATCAAGCCCACAGCCGACAGCCGGCTGATCAAGCCGACAGCCGACAGCCGGCTGATCAAGCCGACTGGTACAGCGACTGATCAAGCGACTGATCAAGCCGAGTGATCAAGGCAGAACGACCGGGCAGGACCGATCGATGATCCGCACCTGTCCCGCCTTGGTGGGGGTGGACGCGGCCGTGGCGAGCGAGGGCAGCCCGGACACCGCGATCACCCCGGCGAGGGCGGACGAGACGGTCACCCAGAAGCCGAGCCGGCGCAGCGTGCTGGTGGGCATGGGGTTGGGTTCTCCTCCAGTGCGGCCCCGGCGGCCGCGGGGGATCGGCCGGTGCCACGACCGAGATTCGCAAGGGAGGAGTTGATCGGCAGCCCCTGCTCGCCGGGAAATCAACTCGTGACGCGAAAAGCACGGTGACATGAAACCGTCCCCCGTCACCCACCCGTCATCTCCGTTGCACTCGACGGTTTCCTGGCGACCCGTACAGTCATCGTTCCTGATGCCGCTTTCGCCAGGTCTACGGAGGTAGGAGCGCATGGGGCGTCCCGAGAGACCGCTGGACCCGCAGGCCGGTCCCGCGCAGCGGCTCGCGCACGAGTTGCGGGAGCTGCGCCGGACCGCCGGTGGTCCTTCCTACCGGGCCATGGCCAAGGTGGCGGGCTTCTCCGCGACAACGCTGTCACAGGCCGCCGCCGGTGAGCGGTTGCCGTCCCTCGCCGTCGTCGAGGGATATGTGCGTGCCTGCGGCGGCGACCCGGTCGAATGGGTGCCCCGCTGGAAGGAAGCGGAGGAGGAGGCGAGCCGGGCCCCCGTCGACCCCGGCGAGGACGCGCCGGCGCCGTACCGGGGCCTTGCTCGCTTCGAACCGGCCGACCAGCGTCTGTTCTTCGGCCGGGACCGCGTGGTCGACGAGGTCGGGAAGCTGGTGTGCGAGCACCGGTTCGCGGTGCTGTTCGGCCCCTCGGGCAGCGGGAAGTCGTCCCTGCTGCGGGCCGGACTGATCCCGCGGCTGCAGGCGGAGATCGTGGCTCGCGGCTGCCCCGCGACGCTGCGCATCCTCACCCCCGGCCCGACGCCCGCCGCGACCTACGGCCATCTCCTCGCCCCGGCCGACGACGAGCCGGAGAGCTGGGTCGTCGTGGACCAGTTCGAGGAGGCCTTCACCCTCTGCCGCGACCCGCGGGAGCGCTCCCGTTTCATCGACCTGCTGCTCGCCGCCCGCGATGCGGGCAGCAGGCTGCGCGTGCTGGTCGCCGTACGCGCCGACTTCTACACCCGCTGCGGCGAGCACCGGGAACTCGCGGACGCCCTGCTGGGTGCCGCGCTGCTGCTCGGCCCGATGACCGCGGACGAGCTGCGGGAGGCGGTGGTCGGACCGGCCCAGGCGGTCGGCTGTCTCGTCGAGCGGACACTGACCGCCCGCCTGGTGGACGAGGTCCTCGATGAGCCCGGCGGCCTGCCGATGCTCTCGCACGTCCTGCTGGAGACGTGGCGCCGCCGCAAGGGCCGGATGCTCTCCCTCGCCGGATACGAGGCCGCCGGTGGAGTGCGCGGCGCGATCGCGGCGAGTGCCGAGGAGGTCTACGGCGGCCTGTCACCGGCCCAGGCCCGCACCGTGCGGCATCTGCTGCTGCGCATGGTCGAACCCGGCCAGGGCACCCCCGACACCCGGCGCCCGCTCACCCGGCCCGAGCTGGAGGAGTGGGCGGACCCGGACGTGCCGGTCGTCGTGGAACGGCTCACCGGCGCCCGGCTGCTGACCGCCGACGAGGACGGGGTGCAGCTCGCCCACGAGGCGCTCATCACCTGCTGGCCCCGGCTGCACGGCTGGATCGAGCAGGACCGCGAACGGCTGCGCCAGCACCGGATGCTCGCGGACGCGGTCCGCTCCTGGCTGGAGCACGACCGCGACCCCGGCGCCCTCTACCGGGGCACCCGGCTGGCCCGCGCCGAGGAACTGTTCCCGGACCATCAGGCCGACCCCGCGCTGACGGCGCAGGAACGCGCCTTCCTCACCGCCTCGTGCGAGGTCCGCGAGAGGGAGGTGCTGGCCGCCGTCCGGATCAGCCGCAGGCACCGCATCCTGACCGCGTCGCTGTCCGCGGTCGTCGCCGTCGCCCTGCTGACGGGCTTCGCCGTCTGGCGCCAATACACGGACAACCAGCGGCAGCGCACCCAGTCCGCGGCCCGCCGCGTGGCCGAGATCGCCGACGCGCTGCGCACCACGGACCCGCGCAC
Coding sequences:
- a CDS encoding amidohydrolase — translated: MTSAAARTALVLTADLPVAGLEDFYRDLHRNPELSLQEHRTAAKLSERLAKAGYETAEGIGGTGVAGLLRNGDGPVVLLRADMDALPVQEETGLPYASEVPGVMHACGHDLHMTWLAGAAEALAGGRDAWSGTLLVVGQPAEETGQGAARMIADGLYERFVRPDVLLGQHAAPGPVGFYAHSPGLIMSASTDLDIVVHGTGGHGSRPETTVDPVVTAAYLVTRLQTVVSREIAARESAVLTVGRIEAGTRHNIIPSKACISLNLRTQSDEVRERMITAIRRIAAGEALAAGCPREPEVTVGATFPVTMNDAGTDRRIAAVHEEVLGAGTVLDFGPVMGSEDFPYLAQGGIPYSYWFVTTTPAEVWDAAPGNELMEKFLAVPSNHSPRFGPDLSTITPGVRTLVSAALAYLA
- a CDS encoding NPP1 family protein encodes the protein MPRAVTSTRTSRLARAAAVAGSAAALTLALPGSAWAGVLQNLPENATAFQKNFEPLYDYDTDSCYPAAAIDPSGTLNGGLKPTGPITGECRSGHLGQANTYSRAKCNNGWCGIIYASYFEKDEASPGIGHRHDWECMVVWVKQGADTPSYLSASAHGGFSTHPIADVPMSGQRVEAVYHKDGASTHAFRFAKWGETPENDTGAWHQENLITWDNLAAGLRDTLNASDWGNANFPLQDTKFAGHLDKAKPSGITFDPYA